The Ovis aries strain OAR_USU_Benz2616 breed Rambouillet chromosome 11, ARS-UI_Ramb_v3.0, whole genome shotgun sequence genome window below encodes:
- the LOC114116855 gene encoding keratin, high-sulfur matrix protein, B2B, translated as MACCSTSFCGFPICSSVGTCGSSCGQPTSCQTSCCQPTSIQTSCCQPISIQTSCCQPTCLQTSGCETGCGIGGSIGYDQVGSSGAVSSRTRWCRPDCRVEGTSLPPCCVVSCTSPSCCQLYYAQASCCRPSYCGQSCCRPACCCQPTCIEPVCEPTC; from the coding sequence ATGGCCTGCTGTTCCACCAGTTTCTGTGGATTTCCCATCTGTTCCTCTGTTGGAACCTGTGGCTCCAGCTGCGGCCAGCCAACCTCCTGCCAGACCAGTTGCTGCCAGCCAACTTCCATCCAAACCAGCTGCTGCCAACCGATCTCCATCCAGACCAGCTGCTGCCAGCCAACCTGCCTCCAGACCAGTGGCTGTGAGACCGGCTGTGGCATTGGTGGCAGCATTGGCTATGACCAGGTGGGTAGCAGCGGAGCTGTGAGCAGCCGCACCAGGTGGTGCCGCCCTGACTGCCGCGTGGAGGGCaccagcctgcctccctgctgTGTGGTGAGCTGCACATCCCCGTCCTGCTGCCAGCTGTACTAtgcccaggcctcctgctgccGCCCATCCTACTGTGGACAGTCCTGCTGCCGCCCAGCCTGCTGCTGCCAGCCCACCTGCATTGAGCCCGTCTGTGAGCCCACCTGCTGA
- the KRTAP1-3 gene encoding keratin-associated protein 1-3: MACCSTSFCGFPICSTAGTCGSSCCRSTCSQTSCCQPTSIQTSCCQPTCLQTSGCETGCGIGGSIGYGQVGSSGAVSSRTRWCRPDCRVEGTSLPPCCVVSCTSPSCCQLYYAQASCCRPSYCGQSCCRPACCCQPTCTEPVCEPTCSQPIC, translated from the coding sequence ATGGCCTGCTGTTCCACCAGCTTCTGTGGATTTCCCATCTGTTCCACTGCTGGGACCTGTGGCTCCAGCTGCTGCCGATCAACCTGCAGTCAGACCAGCTGCTGCCAGCCAACCTCCATCCAGACCAGCTGCTGCCAGCCAACCTGCCTCCAGACCAGTGGCTGTGAGACCGGCTGTGGCATTGGTGGCAGCATTGGCTATGGCCAGGTGGGTAGCAGCGGAGCTGTGAGCAGCCGCACCAGATGGTGCCGCCCTGACTGCCGCGTGGAGGGCaccagcctgcctccctgctgTGTGGTGAGCTGCACATCCCCGTCCTGCTGCCAGCTGTACTAtgcccaggcctcctgctgccGCCCATCCTACTGTGGACAGTCCTGCTGCCGCCCAGCCTGCTGCTGCCAGCCCACCTGCACTGAGCCCGTCTGTGAGCCCACCTGCTCCCAACCCATCTGTTAA
- the LOC114116854 gene encoding keratin, high-sulfur matrix protein, IIIA3A — protein MTGSCCGPTFSSLSCGGGCLQPCCYRDPCCCRPVSSQTTVSRPVTFVPRCTRPICEPCRRPVCCDPCSLQEGCCRPITCCPTSCQAVVCRPCCWATTCCQPVSVQSPCCRPTSCQPAPCRTTCRTFRTSPCC, from the coding sequence ATGACCGGCTCCTGCTGCGgccccaccttctcctccctcaGCTGTGGCGGAGGCTGCCTCCAGCCCTGCTGCTACCGCGACCCCTGCTGCTGCCGCCCAGTGTCCAGCCAGACCACCGTGAGCCGCCCCGTGACCTTCGTGCCCCGCTGCACGCGCCCCATCTGCGAGCCCTGCCGCCGCCCGGTCTGCTGCGACCCCTGCAGCCTGCAGGAGGGCTGCTGCCGCCCCATCACCTGCTGCCCCACGTCGTGCCAGGCCGTGGTGTGCCGCCCCTGCTGCTGGGCCACCACGTGCTGCCAGCCCGTCTCTGTGCAGTCCCCGTGCTGCCGCCCCACCAGCTGCCAGCCGGCCCCCTGCCGCACCACCTGCCGCACCTTCAGGACCTCCCCCTGCTGCTGA